GGACAAAAAGGAAGTGTTGTACCACCAGCAGATGGTAAATCTAGAAAAATGCTGAAATATGTGTGCAAATGCAACACCTACTGATTCCCTTCCAAAATCTCATTGAAATGTGTTATATTGGGGTCATACTATCATGTGGGTTAGTTTTTGAATTGCATATGATAAAACAATCTACATCATGCAttaaaatattttgttgcacTGTCAAACTGAGGTACGTTGATGTCTCTTGTATTATCTACTTAAGGGGATacatgaaggaaattaataattGCTGTTTCTTGTAGCCCTGGTATGCTCATGGAATTGCTGAAGCCATTATGAGAACGGCTAATCTTTCAGTTCCACTAAAAGTAAGCTCTTTTAAACTGATCCTGTCAATTTTGGAACTTTTAGTTCCAATTCATGTTTATCTTTGTCATATGCTTGTTAGATTTATGAAATATTGGAACTTTTAAGTAACCAAAACTGTTAGATTTCAACGATTCCGTAGCTATATCTGCAGTTAGATTTCTTGTCTGTTTGTTATGGATCTTAATTATGTTTTCTGCTCTCAAATTTGGTTGATCATAAGCTTCATGCTAGATCTATTTTTTGTTATTATTCTATTTCCTTGACAGGTTAATGCAAAACTAAGATTTTTCTTTATATTATTTGGAATTAGATTTATGAAATCGGAGGTGGATCAGGAAGCTGTGCAAAGAACATAATGGATTACATTATGCTGAATGCCCCTTCAAGAGTTTATAATAGCATGACATACATGTATGTGTATTCAgtttatcttttccatttttctaGAGACTGATATGGCTTTTATGGTAGTACTCTTAAGCTTGAACATTGCCGTGTATAAGTGTATTTGAATTTTCAATCATCTTGCGTTTTCCCGAGCATGAAAGTTTAAATTAACATATGGTTTTGGATTAAGAGAGATTAAAGAAGTAGTTGAGCTCTAACTTTTACAGTGGGTACACAATATTTTTCCAATAATGGTTTGTGTGCTTCACGGGAGTTGCTAAGAAAGTAGTGATTCAGCTTTTCAAAATACGAAAATGGTTCAGGCTACTTCTTTTGTAGTTAAATTACAAATTTTCTGATGATAATAAAAACAACAAAACTGTTTGCTGAATCAGTATTTAATTCAAATCTTGTTCAGACATTTATTCTGCCATTACAACTAGTTGGTATTCGTTTAATTTATCTTATGCATCTCTAGCAGCCTTTTCCTTAAATTTGCTATGTGAGAATCCAATATTACTATCTTCCTGTACCTGCGGTTCCCTCACAATTTTACTAAAGTGGGTTCTTGTTTGAGCTTAGCTCAGTAGAAATTAGTTCTTCATTGGCCAAGAAGCAACTAGAAACTGTTGGGGAGGTTCGTAGTCACTTATCGAAGTATCGAGTTGAATGTCGTGATGCTGCAGACCGAAGTGGATGGGGTATGTTAAATTTAACTCAAATACTTGATCCATGGTTCATTTTTTTGAGCAATTCTTCTTTTCTGGTGGAAAGAGATTTATGTGTAACTTCCATATTGGTAACAATTAAGCGAATTCACGTGGCTTAATTGAAGATGAACCTGTGCCTTCTGAATCTCTGATACTTCAAATATATAAGCACTTGAAATAACATAATTTCTCTCCTCAGATATTTGATGATATGTAAGACTATTACTTTGTTCGTCCTCTTGGCAATTTATTTTTGGAAGGCAATAAAGAAAACAGTGCTTGGTTCATATGCTGGTCAGAATGTGTGTCCCAAGGCACACTAGTTTAAGTACATTGTATGTCATAGGATTTATTCTCGTTTCTGTTCCATCATTCATATCCATTCTGTTCCTGGCATTTCAAAATTACTCGTCAATTTCAATAGATACTTATGTTGGTTGGGAGATAGGTATGAATTTGCTGTTAAAAGTTTAGGCCTTAGTAGAGTCAGAGCTCCCTGTTATAACAAAAACTTGACTATTAGGGGTACGAGTTTGTGCTTTATCTAGTACTTGTGAATTCCCAAAAGACAGTAATTTCCAAAGGAAGAAAACTTTCATCGGCTTGAGAAAGTATTTTATTTGCCATCGACTTCACCCTCTAATTACCACCTGTCATATGAGCATATCTATGCGTAATCGTAAATTTAAAATATTTGTTGTATGTATTTTGGTAAATAATAATGGATTATTCGATTTCTTTTAAATAGGGGATGCGGACCTGCAGCCTTGTTGGGTGTTAATGCTTGAGGTTTATACTATCTTCTATTGTGCACACTCTTATGATGCATCAATAAGCTTTCCTTTCTAATCCTCACACTTTTAAGTTCTGGTTGCATGTCAACTATTTTCTGGTCCCTCTCATAGGTTACACATGAAACTAAACGTAGCAAATAACAAGCTTAaatttgaatattttctttgtaggtTGCATATCAACTTTTATTTACTGATagcaatttttgtttttgattgtagGTGCTTGATAATCTTCCTCACGATCTTGTATATTCGGAAAATCAAGTTTCTCCATGGCAGGAAGTATGGCTCCAGAAGCAGCGAGACAGGTGAGAGAAATGAATATGTTGCAGGAGAAAAGGCTATTTTAAATATTCTATTTTTAACTGTACATTTTGTCGCTGATTCACTGTAGCTCGAATATCTCTGAGATCTATAAGCCATTACAAGATCAACTGATCAAGAGTTGTATTGATATAATTGATCTGGAGAAGGACCACACTACTGGGAGATCCAGAGCGATCACGGCAGCAAGAAATATTTGGTCCAAAGCTTTCCCAAAACCCCGAAGATCTTGGTTGCCAACTGGCTGTATGGTAAGAAAAACTCTGGAACAGTCCCATTGACTTTAAAACACTCAGATACTTATGGCAGAGCTTTTGAAAATGCAGCAACTTTTAGAGGTTTTGCATGGGGCACTACCGAAGATGTCTTTGATTGCTTCTGATTTCAGTTACCTCCCTGATGTCAGAATACCTGGCGAAAGAGCTCCTTTGGTTTCTACCAAGGTATTCTCTAATATCTGGGCAAAGCATTCAATTGTTTCAGTGCAGTTCCTTTTTTTTGTCCTTATTCCAAGTAAGAAAGCACTTCAATTATTGATTACTCGGTAGCTTAAATTTTTTTGTGAGACATCTTGGTGGACGATTCTTACCAATATACCCCTTCAGTGGTATCTTCAGCTTGATTATGTTGATAAGGCCATATTTCGTTAAAATGGGCGAAATCCAAAATAACCATCGAGAATCCCTtcacctttttttcttttcttttttggtatTGTTTACTTATCATAAGGTGAAGTATGTAGTAAGTGCGCTTAAATCCAAGACATCATAATTTAGAAAAGAACGAGTCATTTCTAGCACACATCATACAACTTAATGGGTCAGCACATGTATAAGATGATTTACTGACCAAGATAGAGCAGTTTTTCAATAGATGTCTCTGCAAAAATATCCAGTTCTTATTTATCAATTACAAATAAGGCTGACCCTTTTCCCTTCTAATTCTGCAGAAAGATGGTAGCAGTACGGATTATAACAGCTATTTAGATGCAAAGGTTTGTTTTACCGTTCTTTTCTAACATTTTCCAACGAGGAATGCATAATTCTTTTGGGGAAAAATAAACAATAGAATCGTGCGATTTCCTTCAAAAAATGAGCTCAATCTTGAGTTGGAGCACTTTGTATTTCGTTGAAGTTCTTATTTCCTCTTTCTTTTATTGTCTGTCAAAATCTCCTCCAAATTATGAACCAAGTAATAAAGCTTCAAGGTCTTTTTATTTGTAGGGTGATGCTGATATCTTTTTCCCAACGGATTTCTGGCTTTTGGAACGGATGGACCATTATTGTTCTGGATGGAAGCCTGATGTAAAAGATGAAGCCTCtaagaaagggaagaaaagaaGAACAATCACTGTAAGTCTTTGAAGAATTCTAATTTTAGGgagattggattcttctaaacaCATTGTAGTTCTAACATGTTTTCTTGAATGTAGCTTGGTACAGATCAATTTATGGAGGAATTCGGACTCCCCACAAGAACAAGGACCAAAGATGGATATAACCCACTTCTAGACGATTTCACCAATACCAAGTTTTATATC
This genomic stretch from Papaver somniferum cultivar HN1 chromosome 5, ASM357369v1, whole genome shotgun sequence harbors:
- the LOC113283046 gene encoding protein arginine methyltransferase NDUFAF7 homolog, mitochondrial-like translates to MSFQIHSIRKLPFFFFTSRSSLKVCSRISPSSSAFFSTSIVGEEDPILVRDYIHSALYDPNYGYFSKRSGSVGMLESSIKFNKLEGRRAYLRHLDKIYKQSDISWFTPVELFKPWYAHGIAEAIMRTANLSVPLKIYEIGGGSGSCAKNIMDYIMLNAPSRVYNSMTYISVEISSSLAKKQLETVGEVRSHLSKYRVECRDAADRSGWGDADLQPCWVLMLEVLDNLPHDLVYSENQVSPWQEVWLQKQRDSSNISEIYKPLQDQLIKSCIDIIDLEKDHTTGRSRAITAARNIWSKAFPKPRRSWLPTGCMQLLEVLHGALPKMSLIASDFSYLPDVRIPGERAPLVSTKKDGSSTDYNSYLDAKGDADIFFPTDFWLLERMDHYCSGWKPDVKDEASKKGKKRRTITLGTDQFMEEFGLPTRTRTKDGYNPLLDDFTNTKFYISVPTHNTK